The following proteins are encoded in a genomic region of Cryptomeria japonica chromosome 11, Sugi_1.0, whole genome shotgun sequence:
- the LOC131860106 gene encoding vicilin-like seed storage protein At2g18540: MARDNVDLKLKRALEAKIKLEQDRLRKLEEKRQKREERRKNATEVAASKRKQEEIERREREEKRKRRLEEARKQQREVEERLRAEMEEKEQKRKVLVEYGRIRKAMEEEAKKQRRIDKKKEAAERRQRIEDDAKQICMKSNKYASKDAKRMEEVHQHKEPTLQIQKEYAAKVLSMSTRYETEAQSMLVGEATSYEISSYEDSEEEDNNNDFAPGKVVPTWTRTENLIPQIISQQYIDPDEIFGIAKFFNLNEVFESNGSHETRDFKRRSYSGESLHDTFTEEEEYLYKLRMGYI, translated from the exons ATGGCAAGAGATAATGTTGATTTGAAGTTGAAAAGGGCTCTAGAAGCCAAAATTAAACTGGAACAAGATAGACTGAGGAAATTGGAGGagaaaagacagaaaagggaagaaCGGAGGAAAAATGCAACAGAGGTTGCAGCAAgtaagaggaaacaggaagagattgagaggagagagagagaagaaaagcgGAAGAGGAGATTGGAAGAAGCACGGAAACAGCAGAGGGAAGTTGAGGAGCGACTTCGTGCAGAGATGGAAGAAAAAGAACAGAAGCGCAAAGTTCTG GTTGAATATGGGCGAATTCGGAAGGCAATGGAGGAAGAGGCAAAGAAGCAGCGCCGTATAGACAAAAAAAAGGAAGCTGCTGAGCGCAGACAACGGATAgaggatgatgcaaaacaaatTTGCATGAAATCTAACAAATATGCATCAAAGGATGCAAAACGCATGGAAGAAGTCCACCAGCATAAAGAACCAACACTTCAGATTCAAAAGGAATATGCTGCAAAG GTGTTAAGCATGTCAACTAGATATGAAACAGAAGCGCAATCAATGTTGGTCGGTGAGGCTACTTCATATGAAATATCATCTTATGAAGATTCAGAGGAAGAGGACAACAATAATGATTTTGCTCCAGGGAAAGTCGTGCCAACATGGACAAG GACAGAGAATTTGATTCCACAAATCATTAGTCAACAATATATTGATCCTGATGAGATATTTGGTATTGCAAAATTTTTCAATTTAAATGAAG ttTTTGAATCTAATGGGTCACATGAAACGAGAGATTTCAAGCGGCGTAGTTATAGCGGGGAATCGCTTCATGACACTTTCACAGAGGAAGAAGAGTATCTATACAAGTTGCGGATGGGATACATCTGA